The following coding sequences lie in one Mycobacterium gordonae genomic window:
- a CDS encoding cytochrome b, which yields MAEKVATTTRFALPSRILHWLMAPMVIGQLLIGVTMVASLSLYPVLLAIHRPLGVLILIFAVIRLINRRTHTLPPFPATMGPAERRIASYSEYLLYGLLLVQPLTGWAMLSAARNPIVSLGPFHLPGIAPQNIDIYAVLRQAHGFFALLLFLAFTAHVSAVLFHTFVLRDRIIDRMAVWPARHR from the coding sequence ATGGCCGAGAAAGTAGCCACCACAACGCGTTTCGCCCTGCCATCGCGGATTCTGCACTGGCTGATGGCCCCGATGGTCATCGGCCAACTGCTCATCGGGGTGACCATGGTGGCCTCGCTAAGCCTCTATCCGGTGCTGTTGGCCATCCACCGTCCGCTCGGTGTGCTGATTCTGATCTTCGCGGTGATCCGCCTGATCAACCGGCGGACTCACACGCTGCCGCCGTTTCCGGCCACCATGGGCCCCGCCGAACGCCGTATCGCGTCCTATTCGGAATATCTCTTGTACGGGTTGCTGCTGGTTCAGCCTCTGACCGGGTGGGCGATGCTGTCGGCCGCGCGCAACCCGATCGTGTCCCTGGGCCCGTTCCACCTGCCCGGTATCGCTCCGCAGAACATCGATATCTATGCGGTGCTACGCCAGGCGCACGGCTTCTTCGCGCTGCTGCTGTTCTTGGCGTTCACCGCACATGTCAGTGCGGTTCTGTTTCACACCTTCGTCCT